The following is a genomic window from Onthophagus taurus isolate NC chromosome 1, IU_Otau_3.0, whole genome shotgun sequence.
CTTATCTGCACATCATCTGACGGTACCGTCTCCAGACATACTCAACACGTGCTGACTGGAGGTGGTGGTTATAAAAGAACAGGTCGGTGAAAAAAGAATTAGTCGCTCCTGGTTCATCTTCTTGTGCTGatcgaatatttttttatacaactcGAAATGGCGTTACCATACAGCAATTTTTTGGAAGACTATCCCATAAGTCATGTCCTTAATCAGCGTATAATGGGCCCTATTGGAAATTGCCAAATTAATCCACCCTCAGGATCTGAAATTTTCGTCAGTCGTATTCCGCTGCATTATACAGAAgtagaattatttaaaattttttcaaccgttggaaatatttttaaactcaGAATAATGCTTCGTGAATGTAGATCGACGTTTATGTATAACCGAGGATTCGCGTATATTACGTATACAACCCCAGAAGCAGCGGAAAGAGCAGTTAATGAAATCACcgcacaaaataataaatacactGGTAAATACTTAACTGTTGAATTATCGCATGATAATTGTCGATTATTCGTCGGTGGTATACCGGAACATAAGACCAAAGATGAAGTTtggaaacaacttttaatgtCGGGATTTGAAGGTATCGTTGAGATTATCATGTATAGAGCATACACCAATCGGTCTGTAAACCGGGGCTTCGTTTTTGTTGAATTCGAAACACACCAGAAAGCTGCCCAAGCTaggtatttgtttcaaaacttGAAATTGTGGGATACCAAGTTAACCGTGAACTGGTCGACGCCCTTACCAAAACTTGATGCAGTCACTTTAGCTAATGTAagtactttaatatttttttatacaaatcattttatacAATTTCTGTCTCTtacacattattatttttttataattttgaaataaatcttgtatacaataaaaattaacaataattattattgttataattaatttttcattagaTAACGAAGTTGTTCTTCAGAAACATGAGTGTAACTGAATTACCAGAAGAATTCAAAGCTACCTTAACCCATGTTTTAGATGGAATGCCATTGAGGAAGGTGTACAAATTTAAAGATCAAgcttttgtacatttttataatcgCAATGAAGCAGAAGAAGCAATGGAGAAATTAACAGGTAAAATTACTTGATTTTCTGATAcctaataaaataacaattttattaaatgaatgtatgaaatatttaaatctttcattttataaatagtttTGACATAAAGGATCAGTAAGGTTTTTTGAATTacctacaaaaattaataaaatatttgtcaatttgtttttttagcaTATTATGCAAATAGTGTTGTTGAAATTTCATGGGCTATACCACAAAACATGGCCcctaaaaaacattattggTAAGTAaaccaaaattataaatagtaTACCAATTTAGtcaaaatttttgagtaatattTTCCATGAAAAGTTAATTCTACACATTTTggtctaaaaaaaatatcaaatcaaTAATTCTTTCGTACAAGGATTTGATAAAAGATATTGTTTtgaggaaataaaaataatgatacaaccgaataacacaaaatttgcaattttttcttttttccatatatttttaaattatacaatGGAAAATATTGCAATGTGTATGCTGGCTAAATTGTTTTCCAACAACTATTGACCAAGTccattcataaataaattttataatttttgtagcagCACTTCACCAACTCcaatcaaaaacataaatattatgttCAATAAGAAATCTCCTTATGTTGAGCAGTCAAGTTCCCTAGGTGAATCATCATCATCAGATCACTTTCAACAATTACCTCCTCAGGAGtaagtgttaaaatttttaattaatttttaataaattaatcaaattcttTACTTTTGATTAAGGATCATTATACTGCATATAGCTTACCTCTAACCTATGCTTGTATACTGAATAATTTTGCTCaaaacaactttgtttttatttaataaccaACAACAGACTATTCATAATGTTGTTTAAAGAGTTGAGTCTCCTGACTTAggaatcaatattttttaccAGCTATTTAGCctgttttctttattataaaattgacatgTCACTATCATTTGCTTGTATATCTAGTAATTAGGTATTTGTGTAGGATTGATTTGACCACTAATTAGAAATTGCATAACATTGAAAAAAGTATCTTTTTTTTGCCACAAAATTGTCAAGTTGAAATATGTAGAATATTAATTTCCTAATCCACCATAAGACCATACATtctatttatgtaaaaaatgtataatatgGAAATATActacataatttatttattattacatttgaTATACTCTCATTAAGcatttgtaaattaattaatttttttttattttagttctCCAACATCTATCAAAGTTTCTAATCCATTACTTCATAGTCAACCTGAGCAATTTGATTGgtcagattttttaaatcaatcatCGCCCTTagattattttcaacaatCACACAATCAAttgtaagtttttaaaattggttGTTCATTGTTATCTAATTTTGGCAAACCATAATcaatgaatataaaaataaaaaaattatctgcATGCTGTAATTTTGCAAACTGATGcgctatttttattttattagttcTTCTATGCCTATTAATAAGACCGACCCTGTTATTAATCATGGAGCTGAAGAACCTGATTGGCCAAGTTTCTTAAGTGACTCTCCATCTTTAGATCATTTTCTACAATTACCTCACTGGTaggtttttaaatattaatttgattcaTTAATCAATTATAAACTATTATGCTTTAATAATCGAtgtattaataacttttttttaaattttagttcaacACCAACCAAAAAAtccaatttgttaattaataatagttCTCCACAGCCTGAATACGCTTCTTACAGTGGGCAGTCATCTTCATCATCTGTCAATTACCAACAGTTATTTTCCCCTCACTAGTATGTTTCAAATATTAAGTTAGTaacatttcctttaaaatatattttgtttaataatagtTCACCTATACCAAGTCAATATGATATTGATCTAATGAATCAATCACCATCATACTCATCTCCCACTCAACCTCCCATTTTGCAAAGAAGTCCATTAACTATACAAACTTTAGATTATCTGCACTTAGTTCGCCCCAAGTAAGTTATAAATAGtatatttatattgttttacTTGCAATAGCAATTTAGTTAGGGTTTCAATGATAAACTTTTGCAGGATTTATTGATGCTAAATCTccttattgatttattttttttatcagatCTCCCATTGAGACGGTTTCAAGTGGATTGAACATTGAAAATTCAGCATTAATTGATAGCGGTTTTTGTTCTGGTACCGAACAACTTAATTTATCAGCTATTAAAGATGAATATCTTCCTTTCGATCAGGTTTTCAGGTGAGCTAAGATTTAGATATTAATAGTGTTGTTAGTATTGTTAAATATTATTGCTTTTTATTATATGTTCTAGAACATTAGCTATATCAACCAATGTGATGACTTCTAATGATTCTAAAGAGCCAAATGAAGCCATTTTCAAATGAGGTAATACTGAAAAtacatattgtttttataaaataaaactaattatttttgttttgttatttagaGTGGTATCCAAAGTTAATTATTCTCATGAAGCAGCTTAAAATCTATGTGGAAGGAAGAACATCTTCATATAATGATTCCTTAATTAAGTCTTTCCAACTCATGTCTATAtagtatttatatattttaatcttGTTCTCAGAACTTGTTATTGTATTACTTTCtattattcattatttataatgttaatatttttatatcaacttcagatcaatttttttaaatttggatttggtgtgcttttttattttcttatttttattttaatctagatttagtgtttgtttttgtaaactttctttaatatttttttagttttgatgttttgtagttcttaagaaatagtttcttgtatttattaatataatgatATCAACATTTATTTGCATTTTTTTACATGCTTCTACGACGTTTTATGTATagcattttaaaagttaaactcTTGTTACGTGTTACCAACAAATTTACAACGTTTCCGTTCGAATCTTGAcagatttttgaaataagGTCTGTAAATGCTATGCTGCAGTTTTTATttgatgaaacaaaaattatttttgtttaattaatgtaaaaatcaTGAATGAAACGAAAATCTGGATTCGGATGACGGGACAAAATATGAAAAGCGTTTGAACTCAGAAAAGATTCAGAAGAGGCGATTTTCTATTTCTTACccttataaattaaagaaatcaagTTCGTGTTCATTTAGCAAAGTCATCAAATCTTACAACGTAATTATCTTCAACATTAAACTTGTCGTATTAAAGATATACACGACCTGACTTGATTATAAACTCGAGCACCCATTGCTTTGTCTGAAAGAAAATGTCACAGTTGAGTCTCTGCGACCTATATACTGTAATAATCTGTAAACTAAAATCAGTGTGTTACAGAAGACTTCTAGTTTCTACATATATCCCTAACGGCTGAGTTGTTGCAATTTAGTATCTGTCCATCCACAATGGTGGCAAACAACCGCGGCTTATTAAGACAAAAAAcctacattttttattctggGTTAAGCCAATGAATTGAGCATCTTTGGAATCATATGGTATTATTTGTAGAGCCTCACCTGTAAGCTACCTCGGTTTATTCAAACGAAAACGTACATTTCACCATAAGTTAGCCAAGCCATTGGAATGTATTGATCACCCTTGGAATCATATACAATCGTAGAGATTTGACATCGAATTCTTTTAATTGGTAATGTGCAAATAAAGTAAGCAAAGATGATTATAGGCAAAAGCAAGAAGCCAAAAACATCATGCTTCTTGGTATGGTTTTCTAAGATATTCATATCcgatgtaaaaaaattgtaagagAAAGAGGGAAGGAAAAGTATTGTTGGTCATTAATAATGCACCAACTCATCCCGGATTAGATCATCCTGTAGGTAATTGACGAAGATTTTCTGGTGCTATTTTTTTACCTAATGAAACGAACTGTTGTAACGCTTGCTCATTGGTGAACGAAAAGAtttgttgttataaatttttatgattgttGCTGTATATTGGTGGACTCGTGAAACAGTTTGACTAcacataatttaaaaaatgaacgAAATAAACTATGGAAAAAAGGTAACGAAGAAAATGAATGCTAGAGAGAGTGCTGAGTTGGATAATATATCAACATACATATCAAACAATACTCGGATTCGAAGAGTGTTATGAACAGAATGTTAATTAATGGCTCGAGACGGCCATAATCTACAAGAACATCAAAATTATGAAGACGATGAAACTATCGATATAGtagttaaaaataatgatgagAATCATGTCCACGTTGATGTAAGATCTTCACATTCAGATGCATTTAACTCACTGGAAACTGCCATGAAATGGTTCGAGATCTGCCATGTCCAATAACAGTTTAAAGAAGAGTTCAAATTGTTTTCATACCATTATGAATTGTATATCTACAGTGTCCGCCAAAAAGTCAGCAACACccgttttatttctgtttcattGCATCAAAGTTTCTGACATTTAGCTTATATGGAAGGTTCATACCGATCTTTCgatctaaattattttcaagatggtggCCACTTCCGGTCCCCGGACGTAGACctcaacttcgttattttaaatggaatgctatagtttttattgcaccttttaattgtatgcgaaaaaatatgttgactttgataaaagttactggtacctagcgtttttcgtgtTCGAGTtactttgattttaagtttttgtttggtaaatttcaccatgcttttaaaaccccatatctcagcaaatatttatttaaaaaagctcTAACTTGGTaagattactcttcagatgatatcaaatagattgtcatttgttgtatcagagtatcttatacaggttggtcaaaaattgaattgtcgtttctccatattcaaggGCAAGAAAgctgaaaattttatatggtACGCCCCATATTCTTTTAACCTAACAGAgagagaattaaatttcttatccaaacctaatttttgttttcattgattcatttatttgttcttctaattgttatttttggtaaataaaagatagtgaactaaaagattatcaatcaaagttaattgtaaaaataaattaaacgaaaaactgtcaaaatatcatgtcctaataaaaatataaccgGTTTCCGGTATTTCCCGGCAAATTCCCTTTCTGGTgtactaataaaatatggggcttaccatttaaaattttcactttcttGCCATTGAATGCGAAAGAAGGTAATTCACTTTTTGACCATCGTGTACAAGATACTGTGATACagcaaatgacaatctatttgacagcattTGACGAgcaatcgtgccaatttagagcttttttgaatgaacgtttcctgagatatggagttttaaagagcatggtgaaatttaccaaacaaaaacttaaaataaaagtaactCATGGAAAATTGCcacgaaaaattttaaatcaaaatatgtaacttgaaaacgaaaagcgctaaactttttattgtttcatgcTTTCGacgtcttttttttttctttcttatgtAGTTTGGTTTTTATTCCTATGTATTATTGTAGTGGACACTTTTTTGGGATTTTTCCTGTACGTGTCCCGAATATGaataaatgaaatgaaatgaaaataacgaagttgtggtctacttccgggggaccggaagtggccaccatctcgaaaataatttagatCGGAAGGTCGGTGTGAACTTCCTACATAAACGAAATTTCAGAAATGTAAATGCAATggaacagaaataaaacgGGTGTTGCTGACTTTTTGGCGAACACTGTATATTACAAGCATATGTTATGaataatactaaataaaataactactaaataaaatattttatttaagaactatagattttagttttatgtttacAGAAATATATTTcgtatattttgaaataatgacTTCTAAAATAGttgtaaaatgtttcatttctttatgtaCCAATGACGGCCGTTCTCGTAATGCAAGTTGTTCGTCAATTGTAATATTATCACctgataaataatatttttgaagctTGTGCTTTATGTTTTCCTAAACATATCTAACAGGTACCAACGTACCTTTTGCTTTTCTAACCGATTTGGAATTTTTATCGTcgaataaaaatcaaatattaaataaattttttacattttttataccTTTGCAGTTTTGTTGATGACAGTAAAATACTTGTAACCCGAAACGATTACTTATTATGAAGCTAGATATTCGAAAAAGAAACGATATTCGTTTAAATTAAAGGAGCTACAATTGAAATGTTTACTTTCtccaaaaagtaaaaagttaCTTAAAAGCAATAGTACTACAGTTAAAAATTGCTAGTTAATAAAACGATGATAATTCAAATCCGtaataaaacgtttatttgATTCGCCGAGTGAGCGCTCTATCGATCACAAAATTTCAATACAAAGGCGTCATTGTATTATATCCGTTTCATAGCGAGCTGGACTTTTAGTCGCCAAGATATAACCAAAACCTGCCGAACACGGTGCTTTTTTAGACATGCGAGTAGCGGGTCTGGCTCGTCTGGCTGCAAACGTGTCGTCTCCAGTCGCGTCTTTTTGACATGTCAGGATTTGTATACTTCATAAGTTATGACTCATGAGTTATGAGTATCATCATAGCTTAATAACCAAATTTGTTGTCTCTAAAgttgaaaaatcaatattacAATTCACTTTTCTTACAAATtagagttttaaaaataatgctaTCTCTATTTGTATACAGACTGTCCGGAAATTACGTGTACAACGCAAGACGTAATATGTAAATACAACGTTTATGTAAAcgtaaatatgttttttaatttttttttaaataagtcgaAAAATCCTCGATGGATTTTTTGGTCATGCATTTGTATTAGTACACTACAGGTATTTGTGGAATAAACtctaatttcgaaaattataggGTGTGTAAAAACTttgtaacaataaattatgcaTCCCTATCTTTTTAACCCTCTGTAAAAACactaccatttttttttgatagttactttaatttagaaactaTTTTCTCTTTTACAAAATTTCAGTTGGGTGGACGGTTTagccataaaaaaatatttggtaAATCCCCACAAGCGCGAATGAGTAATGCAAggtaaataaaaacgttttttaaatagttggctaggtataattaattttaaaaacattttgttaCTTAAACTTGACAGCAGTAATCGTATTTTTCGTTTTGCGTTTTATCTTTGATTCATCATGAATTTTCAAAGCCCTCTAGCGACTAAACTAAGTAATTTTGTATATAgattaatttagttaaatcatcatatttttggtCAAGGTACTTGTGGTCTTCCGTTGTACACGTCATTTCCGGACAtctgtatatacaggatggAACAAAAGTATGGAATATAGCTAGTAAATAAGtcatttgttatttaaatgaaaaatgtttcaaataaaagtgtCCTAGTTAGCTATGGCGCATATTCTCGCTATGTTTGTTTGCTTGTATTGCTTTtagtttcgttgctatggtaTCCAACATTGTTATCTTAAATGGGATATTTAggttttttacatattttgcCAGATCATATTTCATTCTATTCGATGgatatatcatatcatcagGTTTTAACTGATTAACCTAAACTTAAACTTTAACCTTTTCAGGTTGCTCTTGGTTGTTCAAGCTTTATCATGCGCAAAAGCAAGTcctgtaataatttaatgattaagaaaatcaaattaaagattttatcgTAAAACTTAAAGGCATTGTAAAAacattataagaaaaaaacagaaaaactaCAACAAATGTACAAATTGCGCATCATTTATTCCCACGCAAATTGTTCACACTATTAGAGACAACATCAACTGAAATTTGTCGTATTTCGCTTGTTATTCTCTCTCCCCACCAAAAGAAGTCCAATGGGTACAAATCAGGCGACATAACAGGCCATTCAATAGGTCCCCGTTTGCCGATCCACTTCCCAGGTACTGCCGCACCTGAACACTATAATGCGGTGGTACTCCATCTTGTTGGAAGATATCTTCATTGATTCCACCATTTACCCTTAGGAATAAAGCCTTAATCGCAGGCATTATTTCATTTtgcaattaataatttaaatacatcTCTGCATTAAGggtgttatttataaaaaaaggtcCTATAACCTATCCACGAAGAATGCCAGcccaaatatttattttctgtaGATATTTTGTGTGGCCTTCTTGTATCTAATGTGAATTGGTATCACTCCAATATCGGCAGTTATGTCAaatcatattgaaaatttcctttagtgtttttttattttagtttcattTTGTTGTACTTGTAACTTACGATAACATGTACTTTGTTTCTGTTTCATATTTATTGTTCTTTCACAGTACTATATTATTtgacctatgcgaagttagcccccaattagataggattttacatgtatagtattttgattataaaaagagaaccagtcaaccgatttcgataaacaatgtctcattggaaagcttaatcctttcCTTaagcccgattcgaaatctctttcgaattccggtaaaacgccaaaataatgcgatGGTACaggaaaataacacaaaaatgttattaccgTTTTTAAGTGGTGGTTAAACTGTCATCaggtttactttttttttaataattccatgtttttttaaatgaaatacattGTGTGACATATCATTGAAATCAGAATTAATTGTCCTATTTTATGGTGTGAAAATCGAATATGGcgttaataagaaaaaataaacctgatgatagtttcacgaaaacgaaacgtcggagaaaatttctagttgtgtcataacatttttcataaaaagttgccttaagaatgtttttttagatttacgaaaaaacgaaaaataaagaagttataggTAAAAAAC
Proteins encoded in this region:
- the LOC111416963 gene encoding uncharacterized protein; protein product: MALPYSNFLEDYPISHVLNQRIMGPIGNCQINPPSGSEIFVSRIPLHYTEVELFKIFSTVGNIFKLRIMLRECRSTFMYNRGFAYITYTTPEAAERAVNEITAQNNKYTGKYLTVELSHDNCRLFVGGIPEHKTKDEVWKQLLMSGFEGIVEIIMYRAYTNRSVNRGFVFVEFETHQKAAQARYLFQNLKLWDTKLTVNWSTPLPKLDAVTLANITKLFFRNMSVTELPEEFKATLTHVLDGMPLRKVYKFKDQAFVHFYNRNEAEEAMEKLTAYYANSVVEISWAIPQNMAPKKHYCSTSPTPIKNINIMFNKKSPYVEQSSSLGESSSSDHFQQLPPQDSPTSIKVSNPLLHSQPEQFDWSDFLNQSSPLDYFQQSHNQFSSMPINKTDPVINHGAEEPDWPSFLSDSPSLDHFLQLPHCSTPTKKSNLLINNSSPQPEYASYSGQSSSSSVNYQQLFSPHYSPIPSQYDIDLMNQSPSYSSPTQPPILQRSPLTIQTLDYLHLVRPKSPIETVSSGLNIENSALIDSGFCSGTEQLNLSAIKDEYLPFDQVFRTLAISTNVMTSNDSKEPNEAIFK